Below is a genomic region from Azospirillum brasilense.
GAATGAAATAAAGCGCACAGCACAGAAACAAATGCGTCAAATTATGACGCGCTGTTCTCCTTGATGATGCGAATCGGCGCAAAACAGGCGTCTCTTTTGCTGTCTTTATAGACGCATGCGCTGTCAACCACTGCGAAAAGGTGGTATTCTCCCGCAAGCTATTCACTTTTTGGTGACCGCTTTGGACGTAGGGTCGGGCGGTGTCGCGTATGGCGGGAGACGGATGATGGCGCGCAAGCGTGGTTCGAACGGCAACGGTGTGACTGGGCGGTCCGGCAAGACGCACAAGCCGTCCTCATCGATGTTCGCGATGGCTCTCGAACCACGCTTCATGTTCGACGCGGCAGGCGCCGTCACGGTTGCCGAGGTCCATCACCAACCCGATCAGCCCGCGCCGGGCGACAAGGGCGCCAGCAAAGCCACCGATACCGACAAGCTCGTCGATTGGGTCATTAAGGAGTCGACCGTTCCCGCCGCGTCGTCGTCCCCAGCCGCCTCCACTCCATCACCCACCGAACCTGCGGCGGTGACGGCGCGGCTCGCCGGGCTCCAGGGAGTGGCCCGGTCGGTGGTGTTCGTCGACACCAGCGTGTCCGATTACCAGACGCTGCTCAAGGACATCGCGCCCGACGCCAAGGTCGTCCTGCTCGACTCCCAGCAGGAGGCGCTCGGCCAGATGGCGAAGGCACTGTCCGGGATGTCCGGCCTGGATTCCGTCCAGATCGTCAGCCACGGCAACGAAGGCCATCTCTACATCGCCGGCCGTGCCTATTGGGCGGACGGGCTGGCGAATCGCGCGCAGGATCTCCAGGCGATCGGCACCGCGCTGAAGCCCGGCGGCGACATTCTTTTCTACGCCTGCAACGTCGGCGCCGGACAGGCGGGGCAGGAGTTCGTTCAGACGATCCATCGGCTCACCGGAGCCGACGTGGCGGTGTCCAGTGACGAGACCGGCAACGCCGCCGGGCAGAACTGGACGCTGGAGGTGCGGAGCGGGGCCATCGAGGCGGCGATTCCCTTCGCTCGCGCGTCCATGGAGACCTTCAGCGGCCGGTTGGGAACCGTCGTCGTCACCTCGGCGACCGGGACAGCGGCCGGATCGCTGAACGATGCAATCAAGAATGCGACCCAAGCGACCATTATCGAGTTCAGCCCGACGCTGGCGTCCGGCACGGTTTCCCTGGGTGTCACGACGGCCCTTCTGTCGGCGGCGGCTCAGGACTTGACGATCAATGGCGACGTGAATGGCGACGGTATTGCCGATATCACGATCTCTGGTGACGGAGATGCCAGCAACACGACCACGACGGCGGACTACCGGGGCATCGCCTTCAACGCAGCAAGCAAGACGCTGACGATCAAAAATTTGATTTTCGAACGTTTTTACACGTTAAGCGCCGCTCAAGGCGTTCTGACGCTGCAGAACGGGTCGCTTGAAGTGGATGGTGTGACCTTCAGGAACAATTTGAGCAACGTCATCGCTACATTGAATACAGCGACATCCTTGACGATTAAAAATTCCGTTTTTCGTGAAAACACGAGCGCCGTGGCTGGCACGGCAGCTTTTTCGGTCATCAAATCGCAGGTGGCAGGAACGTTCACTGTTGAGAACAGTGTCTTTGTAGACAACAACTACGTCATGAACGCAGGCTCGAATTCGTCTGACTATCCGGGCGGCATCATCATGCATCAGAGCATTGTGTCGGCTTTTACAACAAATATTCGCAACGTCACCATTGCCAACAACAGCTATATAAACAACGATGCTGCGGCTGCGGGTATAAAGACGGCGGCGATCGGCCTCTTTTTCGACCCGAAAGTAACGGGCACATCCACGGCAAACGTTTATAACACGATCATTGCGGGAAATACGGGAAAGCTTGGCACCACAAACTTTTCTGATCCGAACGCCATCATTTACAACAGCGCCAAAATCACCCTGAATGCGGGCAACAATTATCAGAATGCCATCACCGGCACCGCAACGTTCGTCGACTCCAGCAACGCCACCGTCAGCCTGCGCGACTATCGTCCGGCATCGTCCGCGACAACCTTCATCAACACCGGCGACAGCAGCAACGCGAACCGCTACGGCGGGAGCTACGACATCCGCGGCATCGACCGCATCCGTGACGGTGCGCTCGACCTCGGTGCGTACGAGGTTCACTGGAACGCCGGAGCGCCGACCGTCGACCTGAACGGGGCGGGAGGTGGAAGCGACGAGTCCGTCAGCAGCGGGACTCCCAGTTCCGGCGTGCTTATAGCGCCCAGCGCCACCGTGGCGCAGACCGACAGCGACACCCGTCTGCTCGGCGCCACCGTTGCCTTGAGCGGCGTGGTCGATACCGGAAACGAAACGCTGACCCTCTCCACGGCGGATATCAGCACCGCCAAGATGTACGGCATTGCGGTGCTCGCCAACGACGGCGCCACGATCACCCTGAGCGGTGCGGCGTCCGTGGCGAACTATCAGGCGGTGATCCGTCTGATCCAGTACAAGAACACCGCCGGCAGCTTCACCGCGGGCGCCCGCACCGCCACGGTCACCGTCAACGACGGCGAAACGACCAGCACCGCGCGGACCAGCACCATCACCCTCGGCACCGTCGTCGACACCACGCCGCCGACCGTCTCCAGCATCGCGGTGTCCGGAACGCCAGCGGCCAACGCGTCCTCGGTCAGCTACACCGTGACTTTCAGCGAAGGCGTGTCCGGCGTGGACGCTGCCGATTTCACCCTGGCGACGACCGGCACGGCCTCCGGCACGATCGGCACCGTCACCCAGGTGTCGGCCAGCGTCTACACGGTTTCGATCACCGGTATCTCCGGTGCCGGCACGCTGGGGCTGAACCTGAAGGGCACCGGCACCGGCATCAAGGACACGGCGAACAACGACATCGCCGCGGGCTTCACCGGTAGCACCCACACGGTGGACCAGGTGGCGCCAACCTTCGACGTCGCTGCCGCCACATCCAGCATCACCAACACCGGCTTTACCCTGTCCGCCAGTCTCAACGAGGCGGGGACCATTTACTATGTCCTGGTTCCCCGCAATGCGACCGCCCCGACCGCCGCGGAAGTGGAAGCGGGCACGGCTTCCGGCGGCGGAACGGCGCTGAAGTCCGGCAGCCTGAGCGCTTCGTCGTCCCCGTTCGATGGCAGCGGATCGATCACCGGGCTGACCGCCGGTACCAACTACGACCTCTATGTCGTAGCGAAGGACAGCGCCGGGAATCTTATGAGTGCGCCAGTCAAGATCAATGTCTCAACGACGGGGGGATCTTCGAACGGCGCGCCGGTGAACAGCACGGTTCCGACGGTGTCGGGGACGGCGACGGTGGGCAACGCGCTGACCGGAGCGATCGGCACTTGGAGCGATCCGGACGGCGACCCGCTGGGCTACACCTACCAATGGTACCGGGCGGACGACAGCAACGGGACCAACGCCGCCTCGATCAGCGGGGCGACGAGCTCCAGCTACACGCTGACCACGTCGGACGCGCACAAATACCTGCGCGTGGCTGTGATCGCGAACGACGGCAACTCCAACACGACGACCGCCTACTCCGCCTACACGGCGATCCTGAACAGCGCACCGGTGAACAGCGCGGTGCCGAACGTGACGGGCACGGCGACGGTGGGCAATGCTCTGTCGACGACCAACGGCACCTGGAGCGATGCGGACGGCGACGGCCGGAGCTTCAGCTACCAATGGTACCGGGCCGACGACAGCAACGGGACCAACGCCGCCTCGATCAGCGGCGCGACGAGTTCGAACTACACGCTGACCACGTCGGACGCCCACAAGTACCTGCGCGTGGTGGTGACGGCCAATGACGGGAAGGGCGGCACGCAGACGGCGACCTCCGCCTACACGGCGATCCTGAACAGCGCGCCGGTGAACAGCGCGGTGCCGAACGTGACCGGCACGGCGACGGTGGGCAACGCGCTGTCGACGACCAACGGCACCTGGAGCGATGCGGACGGCGACGGCCGGAGCTTCAGCTACCAGTGGTACCGGGCCGACGACAGCAACGGGACCAACGCCGCCTCGATCAGCGGCGCGACGAGCTCCAGCTACACGCTGGCGGCGGGCGATCTGAACAAGTACCTGCGCGTGGTGGTGACGGCCAACGACGGGAAGGGCGGCACGCAGGCGGCCACGTCGGCTTACTCATCGCAAGTGGCGGCGGCGGGCAACGGCGCGCCGGTGAACAGCACGGTTCCGACGGTGTCGGGGACGGCGACGGTGGGCAATGCGCTGACCGGAGCGATCGGCACTTGGAGCGATCCGGACGGCGACCCGCTGGGCTACACCTACCAATGGTACCGGGCGGACGACAGCAACGGGACCAACGCCGCCTCGATCAGCGGGGCGACGAGCTCCAGCTACACGCTGACCACGTCGGACGCGCACAAATACCTGCGCGTGGCTGTGATCGCGAACGACGGCAACTCCAACACGACGACCGCCTACTCCGCCTACACGGCGATCCTGAACAGCGCACCGGTGAACAGCGCGGTGCCGAACGTGACGGGCACGGCGACGGTGGGCAATGCTCTGTCGACGACCAACGGCACCTGGAGCGATGCGGACGGCGACGGCCGGAGCTTCAGCTACCAATGGTACCGGGCCGACGACAGCAACGGGACCAACGCCGCCTCGATCAGCGGCGCGACGAGCTCCAGCTACACGCTGGCGGCGGGCGATCTGAACAAGTACCTGCGCGTGGTGGTGACGGCCAACGACGGGAAGGGCGGCACGCAGGCGGCCACGTCGGCTTACTCATCGCAAGTGGCGGCGGCGGGCAACGGCGCGCCGGTGAACAGCACGGTTCCGACGGTGTCGGGGACGGCGACGGTGGGCAACGCGCTGACCGGAGCGATCGGCACTTGGAGCGATCCGGACGGCGACCCGCTGGGCTACACCTACCAATGGTACCGGGCGGACGACAGCAACGGGACCAACGCCGCCTCGATCAGCGGGGCGACGAGCTCCAGCTACACGCTGACCACGTCGGACGCGCACAAATACCTGCGCGTGGCTGTGATCGCGAACGACGGCAACTCCAACACGACGACCGCCTACTCCGCCTACACGGCGATCCTGAACAGCGCACCGGTGAACAGCGCGGTGCCGAACGTGACGGGCACGGCGACGGTGGGCAATGCTCTGTCGACGACCAACGGCACCTGGAGCGATGCGGACGGCGACGGCCGGAGCTTCAGCTACCAATGGTACCGGGCCGACGACAGCAACGGGACCAACGCCGCCTCGATCAGCGGCGCGACGAGTTCGAACTACACGCTGACCACGTCGGACGCCCACAAGTACCTGCGCGTGGTGGTGACGGCCAATGACGGGAAGGGCGGCACGCAGACGGCGACCTCCGCCTACACGGCGATCCTGAACAGCGCGCCGGTGAACAGCGCGGTGCCGAACGTGACCGGCACGGCGACGGTGGGCAACGCGCTGTCGACGACCAACGGCACCTGGAGCGATGCGGACGGCGACGGCCGGAGCTTCAGCTACCAGTGGTACCGGGCCGACGACAGCAACGGGACCAACGCCGCCTCGATCAGCGGCGCGACGAGCTCCAGCTACACGCTGGCGGCGGGCGATCTGAACAAGTACCTGCGCGTGGTGGTGACGGCCAACGACGGGAAGGGCGGCACGCAGGCGGCCACGTCGGCTTACTCATCGCAAGTGGCGGCGGCGGGCAACGGCGCGCCGGTGAACAGCACGGTTCCGACGGTGTCGGGGACGGCGACGGTGGGCAATGCGCTGACCGGAGCGATCGGCACTTGGAGCGATCCGGACGGCGACCCGCTGGGCTACACCTACCAATGGTACCGGGCGGACGACAGCAACGGGACCAACGCCGCCTCGATCAGCGGGGCGACGAGCTCCAGCTACACGCTGACCACGTCGGACGCGCACAAATACCTGCGCGTGGCTGTGATCGCGAACGACGGCAACTCCAACACGACGACCGCCTACTCCGCCTACACGGCGATCCTGAACAGCGCACCGGTGAACAGCGCGGTGCCGAACGTGACGGGCACGGCGACGGTGGGCAACGCGCTGTCGACGACCAACGGCACCTGGAGCGATGCGGACGGCGACGGCCGGAGCTTCAGCTACCAATGGTACCGGGCCGACGACAGCAACGGGACCAACGCCGCCTCGATCAGCGGGGCGACGAGCTCCAGCTACACGCTGACCACGTCAGACGCTCACAAGTACCTGCGTGTCGTGGTGACGGCCAATGACGGGAAGGGCGGCACGCAGACGGCGACCTCCGCCTACACGGCAATCACCAACAGCGCGCCGGTGCTGAGCACGGACGCGCGCAGCCTGACCGCCATCGACGAGGACGCCACCAGCAACAACGGCGACACCGTGGCGGCTATCCTGGCCTCCGCCGGCACGGCCACCGATGTCGACGGCAACGCGCTGGGCATTGCGATCACCGCGATCGACAGCAGCAACGGCACATGGCAGTACAAGACCGGGGCCGGGACCTGGACCACCATCTCCGGGGTCTCGAGTGGGTCGGCCCTGTTGCTCGCCGGCACCGACCGTGTGCGCTTCGTCCCGAACGCCGATTACAACGGATCGGTCGTCAACGGCATCACCTTCAAGGCGTGGGATCAGACCTCCGGCACGGCTGGCACGACGGTCGGCAACGACACCACCGCGAACGGAGGGTTGGGCGCCGGCGGCCAGTTCAGCGCCGCCAGCGCGACGGCGGACATCGCCGTGACCGCAGTTAATGACGCTCCTGTGCTGACCGACACCGTCCTGACCCTTCCAAGCGTCGCCCAGGCGGCAGGCGCGCCGAATGGCGCCGTCGGCGTTGCCGTCTCGTCCCTGGTTGCGCTCGGCGGAAACGTGTCCGATGTGGACAGCGGCGCCGTCACCGGCATCGCGCTGGTCGGCATCGACGTCTCGGAAGGCGGGACCTGGTACTACAGCACCGACGGCGGCACCAGTTGGACCGCGGTCGGCACGGTGAACGACAGCGGAAGCGCGCTGCTGCTGCGCACCACGGACCGGCTCTACTACCGGCCGACGGGGGCCAACGCCGGCGTCCTCAGCGCCGCGATCACCTTCCGTGCCTGGGATCAGACCAGCGGTACCGCGGGGGCCAAGGTGGCGACCGCGGGCGGTGGAGGGATTTCCGCCTTCTCCGCGGCGACGGACACCGCCAGCCTCTCGATCACCCCGGCTGCCCTGGGGAGCGCCGTGACCCTCGCGCCCGCGTCGGACACGGGCAACAGCAACACGGACAACATCACCAAGGCGAGCAGCGTCACCTTCAACGGCAGCGGCGCCAACGCCAACGCCAACGCCAACACGACGGTGCGGCTCTACGCCAACGGCTCGCTCGTGGCGACGACCACGGCCGACGCGTCGGGCGCCTACAGCTTCGCCGGCGTCGATGTGTCCGGCCTCAGTGGTGCGGTCGATTTCACCGTCCGTCAGGTCATCGCCGGGATGGAGAGCGCCGACTCCGCCATCCGGACCGTCACCTTCGACCGCACGGCGCCGACGGTCGCGATCACCACGGTGACGGGCGACAATGTGCTGAACGCGGCGGAAAGCGCCGTGGCCCAGACAGTGGCCGGAACCACCACGGGTGTCGAGGACGGCCAGACGGTCACGGTGACCCTGAACGGCAAGACCTACAGCGCGACGGTGACCAACAACGCGTGGAGCCTGTCCATTCCCCCCGCCGATCTGCAGGGGCTGACGGACGGGGGCCATTATGCCATCACGGCCGACCTGACGGATGTGGCGGGCAACGCGGCGGTCCAGGCGACGCGCGGCGTCTCGGTCGACCGCACGCCGCCGACCCTCGCCATCGCCACGGTGGCGGGCGACAACGTGCTGAACGCCGCGGACAGCGCGGTGGGACAGACGGTGTCGGGCGTCACCAACGGTGTCGAGGACGGCCAGACGATCACGGTGACGCTGAACGGCAAGACCTACAGCACGACGGTGACCAACAACCGCTGGGGCCTGACGGTCCCCTCCACCGACCTGTTGGCGCTGACCGACGGCACCAGCTACACCGTCACCGCCAGCCTCACCGACGCGGCGGGCAACCCCACCCAGGCGACCCGAAACGTATCGGTGGACCGCACGCCGCCGTCGGTGGTCAGCGTCACGCCTCCCCCGGCGCGGAC
It encodes:
- a CDS encoding DUF4347 domain-containing protein encodes the protein MALEPRFMFDAAGAVTVAEVHHQPDQPAPGDKGASKATDTDKLVDWVIKESTVPAASSSPAASTPSPTEPAAVTARLAGLQGVARSVVFVDTSVSDYQTLLKDIAPDAKVVLLDSQQEALGQMAKALSGMSGLDSVQIVSHGNEGHLYIAGRAYWADGLANRAQDLQAIGTALKPGGDILFYACNVGAGQAGQEFVQTIHRLTGADVAVSSDETGNAAGQNWTLEVRSGAIEAAIPFARASMETFSGRLGTVVVTSATGTAAGSLNDAIKNATQATIIEFSPTLASGTVSLGVTTALLSAAAQDLTINGDVNGDGIADITISGDGDASNTTTTADYRGIAFNAASKTLTIKNLIFERFYTLSAAQGVLTLQNGSLEVDGVTFRNNLSNVIATLNTATSLTIKNSVFRENTSAVAGTAAFSVIKSQVAGTFTVENSVFVDNNYVMNAGSNSSDYPGGIIMHQSIVSAFTTNIRNVTIANNSYINNDAAAAGIKTAAIGLFFDPKVTGTSTANVYNTIIAGNTGKLGTTNFSDPNAIIYNSAKITLNAGNNYQNAITGTATFVDSSNATVSLRDYRPASSATTFINTGDSSNANRYGGSYDIRGIDRIRDGALDLGAYEVHWNAGAPTVDLNGAGGGSDESVSSGTPSSGVLIAPSATVAQTDSDTRLLGATVALSGVVDTGNETLTLSTADISTAKMYGIAVLANDGATITLSGAASVANYQAVIRLIQYKNTAGSFTAGARTATVTVNDGETTSTARTSTITLGTVVDTTPPTVSSIAVSGTPAANASSVSYTVTFSEGVSGVDAADFTLATTGTASGTIGTVTQVSASVYTVSITGISGAGTLGLNLKGTGTGIKDTANNDIAAGFTGSTHTVDQVAPTFDVAAATSSITNTGFTLSASLNEAGTIYYVLVPRNATAPTAAEVEAGTASGGGTALKSGSLSASSSPFDGSGSITGLTAGTNYDLYVVAKDSAGNLMSAPVKINVSTTGGSSNGAPVNSTVPTVSGTATVGNALTGAIGTWSDPDGDPLGYTYQWYRADDSNGTNAASISGATSSSYTLTTSDAHKYLRVAVIANDGNSNTTTAYSAYTAILNSAPVNSAVPNVTGTATVGNALSTTNGTWSDADGDGRSFSYQWYRADDSNGTNAASISGATSSNYTLTTSDAHKYLRVVVTANDGKGGTQTATSAYTAILNSAPVNSAVPNVTGTATVGNALSTTNGTWSDADGDGRSFSYQWYRADDSNGTNAASISGATSSSYTLAAGDLNKYLRVVVTANDGKGGTQAATSAYSSQVAAAGNGAPVNSTVPTVSGTATVGNALTGAIGTWSDPDGDPLGYTYQWYRADDSNGTNAASISGATSSSYTLTTSDAHKYLRVAVIANDGNSNTTTAYSAYTAILNSAPVNSAVPNVTGTATVGNALSTTNGTWSDADGDGRSFSYQWYRADDSNGTNAASISGATSSSYTLAAGDLNKYLRVVVTANDGKGGTQAATSAYSSQVAAAGNGAPVNSTVPTVSGTATVGNALTGAIGTWSDPDGDPLGYTYQWYRADDSNGTNAASISGATSSSYTLTTSDAHKYLRVAVIANDGNSNTTTAYSAYTAILNSAPVNSAVPNVTGTATVGNALSTTNGTWSDADGDGRSFSYQWYRADDSNGTNAASISGATSSNYTLTTSDAHKYLRVVVTANDGKGGTQTATSAYTAILNSAPVNSAVPNVTGTATVGNALSTTNGTWSDADGDGRSFSYQWYRADDSNGTNAASISGATSSSYTLAAGDLNKYLRVVVTANDGKGGTQAATSAYSSQVAAAGNGAPVNSTVPTVSGTATVGNALTGAIGTWSDPDGDPLGYTYQWYRADDSNGTNAASISGATSSSYTLTTSDAHKYLRVAVIANDGNSNTTTAYSAYTAILNSAPVNSAVPNVTGTATVGNALSTTNGTWSDADGDGRSFSYQWYRADDSNGTNAASISGATSSSYTLTTSDAHKYLRVVVTANDGKGGTQTATSAYTAITNSAPVLSTDARSLTAIDEDATSNNGDTVAAILASAGTATDVDGNALGIAITAIDSSNGTWQYKTGAGTWTTISGVSSGSALLLAGTDRVRFVPNADYNGSVVNGITFKAWDQTSGTAGTTVGNDTTANGGLGAGGQFSAASATADIAVTAVNDAPVLTDTVLTLPSVAQAAGAPNGAVGVAVSSLVALGGNVSDVDSGAVTGIALVGIDVSEGGTWYYSTDGGTSWTAVGTVNDSGSALLLRTTDRLYYRPTGANAGVLSAAITFRAWDQTSGTAGAKVATAGGGGISAFSAATDTASLSITPAALGSAVTLAPASDTGNSNTDNITKASSVTFNGSGANANANANTTVRLYANGSLVATTTADASGAYSFAGVDVSGLSGAVDFTVRQVIAGMESADSAIRTVTFDRTAPTVAITTVTGDNVLNAAESAVAQTVAGTTTGVEDGQTVTVTLNGKTYSATVTNNAWSLSIPPADLQGLTDGGHYAITADLTDVAGNAAVQATRGVSVDRTPPTLAIATVAGDNVLNAADSAVGQTVSGVTNGVEDGQTITVTLNGKTYSTTVTNNRWGLTVPSTDLLALTDGTSYTVTASLTDAAGNPTQATRNVSVDRTPPSVVSVTPPPARTYLPGETVSFFVQLSEASIINGGNPVLELAVGSEIRNAVYNAAGSTGTLLRFDYVVPVGDRAPQGIAVLGLALNGSIVTDAAQGPLVTTLKGVGDTSQVRIDTPIPAKPVGTALSGLSDSGVSATDRLTNVTRPTLSGTAEANATVTVLVDGKAVGTTVADENGFWVHRLQTALTDGTHSITTTATNRFGIVSDPSDALAVVIDTAVPVAPAPLVTSATVAGATGGERISGIATPSLAGTTEAGSTVNVLVDGKVAGTAVADANGAWTFQFTAALADGTHSVQVQATDRAGNVSSLSAVTTLTIDTTPPLAPTVTLNTTAGNTPVVQGTAEANSLVTVTVNGQAVGTARASASGAWQLALASDLSVGSYVIAAKASDAVGNTGNAGTTTYSVAPPPPPPAVVAAASTGNTTTAASSSNSAVATAAGTGTAQTTGPTLGTAPTLPGLQTSSDAGRVITSSSIGNGSGAGNGNSSTDAGRSITIGNIGNSTSSDAGRSITISAMGGAPSGGGTASSSSGVLGGGTGGSSGSGLSGVVSGGSGLGSGGLGGGGLGGGVGGGSGLGGSASGGIGAGLGATGAGAGIGGGPGVGLGAGGPAMGGPATGGPATGGPATGAGAGNGGLNGGVGGPVGAPGTASGGTPGGSTAPGGAGTAAGGLGGAPGNRPGGATGPGSTIENAPTNRPAGQGGAQGRPQGQGQPPAGDAPAGGDPSNAPAAPDGSGQAPGPRADLDGSSPARPAFSRQVAQIHGAADAQTAALLAALTSHVPPGSRAA